CGGGGCGCGGGACGGACTTTGTGATTGCGCTGCCGGAGTAAAGAACAGAGCACGAAGCGTCAGCGAGTGATACGCCGTACGGCGAAGGATCACTCGCTGACGCTTCGTGCTCTGATGTGAACACGGGGTCCGCGTTTAGTCCGCGGCGTCCTGGATCGCTTCGCCGCCGGCTTCGATATCTTCGCCTGCGCCCTTGAGCGTATTGCAGCCCGCAAGCGACACGACGAACGCACCGAGCATCATCAGTACCATCCACTTCTTCATCACAAGACTCCTGTCTTAGGAAAGTAGAAACGGCCGACACACGCCGGCCGCACAAAAACTGCGCTGCCTAGCGCCCGCCCGAGACGGGCTTGGGCTTGTCCGCTCCCGGCTGTTCTTCGAGCGGCTCGAAGGTGAAGCCCTGCCCGCCGACGGAGGCCTCGAACATCAGCCCACCGCGCGGCATAGTGAAGACCATCACGCCGTTGCTGTAGC
The sequence above is a segment of the Phycisphaeraceae bacterium D3-23 genome. Coding sequences within it:
- a CDS encoding entericidin A/B family lipoprotein; this encodes MVLMMLGAFVVSLAGCNTLKGAGEDIEAGGEAIQDAAD